In Paralcaligenes sp. KSB-10, the following are encoded in one genomic region:
- a CDS encoding LysR family transcriptional regulator → MNETLLTAVQWHKLRAFSAVAEHGSVHRAARAIHLSQPAVSRAVQQTEVALGAALFDRTTKGMVLTTAGRYVQFRVGRALNELRVAVSAIAVRIPDACGVQQRRRGLVEVVNERMLASLVAVWRGGNERVAADFAGLSVPALQRNLRQLEQLACAPLVTRSGGAARLTDAGEILLRHAQLALAEIRVAREELASMQGRLAGRLVVGALPLSSGHLVPGAVDRTLRAHPDLHISIIDGTYETLSHGLRCAEVNVIVGALRAAENEPYVIHETLFTDSLNVVARVGHPVFRRGALRGLRDLIGETWLMPLSGTPSHAAFERAFRADGVEPPAARLQGNSPAIVRSLLLSSDRLALLSVRQVQHELQQGILKVVPVDVRHTERRIGLATLRDSVPSPGMTVLLGALRDLSGTARGEADQYCNAASQNASLSL, encoded by the coding sequence ATGGCATAAACTACGCGCATTTTCCGCCGTTGCCGAACACGGCAGCGTGCACCGCGCGGCGCGCGCCATCCATTTATCCCAGCCCGCGGTCTCGCGAGCGGTGCAGCAGACAGAGGTCGCGCTGGGTGCGGCGCTGTTCGATCGCACCACCAAGGGTATGGTGCTGACGACCGCGGGGCGCTATGTGCAGTTTCGCGTGGGACGAGCCCTGAACGAATTGCGTGTTGCCGTATCGGCCATCGCCGTCCGTATACCGGATGCGTGCGGCGTGCAGCAGCGGCGCCGCGGGCTGGTGGAGGTAGTGAATGAACGCATGCTGGCATCGTTGGTCGCCGTCTGGCGCGGCGGCAACGAGCGTGTTGCCGCGGATTTCGCCGGCTTGTCGGTGCCGGCGCTGCAGCGCAATTTGCGGCAATTGGAACAACTGGCCTGTGCGCCTCTTGTGACCCGCTCCGGTGGCGCCGCCCGCTTGACCGACGCGGGTGAAATTCTGTTGCGGCATGCTCAACTTGCCTTGGCGGAAATCCGCGTGGCGCGGGAAGAGCTGGCGTCGATGCAAGGGCGTCTGGCGGGGCGGTTGGTCGTGGGCGCTTTGCCCTTGTCCAGTGGGCATCTGGTGCCCGGGGCGGTGGATCGTACGCTGCGCGCCCATCCGGACTTGCATATCAGCATCATCGATGGCACTTACGAGACGCTCAGTCATGGGCTGCGCTGCGCCGAGGTCAACGTCATCGTGGGTGCGCTGCGCGCTGCCGAGAACGAGCCGTATGTGATCCACGAGACGCTGTTCACGGATTCACTGAACGTGGTGGCGCGTGTCGGACATCCGGTGTTCCGCCGTGGCGCGCTGCGGGGACTGCGCGATCTGATTGGCGAGACATGGCTGATGCCGCTTTCGGGCACGCCGTCGCATGCCGCGTTCGAACGCGCTTTTCGCGCCGATGGCGTAGAGCCGCCCGCCGCCAGGCTGCAAGGCAATAGCCCGGCAATCGTACGCAGCCTGCTGTTGTCCAGCGACCGGCTGGCTCTGTTGTCCGTACGCCAGGTACAGCACGAACTGCAGCAAGGCATCCTGAAGGTGGTGCCCGTCGATGTCCGGCATACCGAGCGCCGTATCGGCCTGGCAACGCTGCGCGACAGTGTGCCGTCGCCGGGCATGACTGTCTTGCTGGGCGCCCTGCGCGACCTGTCGGGCACGGCGCGGGGCGAGGCTGATCAATATTGCAACGCAGCATCACAAAACGCATCACTTTCCCTTTGA